From Bacillus pumilus, one genomic window encodes:
- a CDS encoding ABC transporter ATP-binding protein: protein MQVNQLTKRYDTAAFFSKHKHSTLALNQVSFHVKEGETLGIVGESGCGKSTLGKSLMRLTEPTSGSIQLKGQEVTLLKEREMRSLRKDIQMIFQDPYASLNPRMKIKDILEEPLIVHKHGTKADRRKRVKEMLHIVGFDPSYGERYAHQFSGGQRQRIGIARALITHPSLVIADEPVSALDVSVQAQILNLMLELQKTLSLTYLFISHDLGVVRYMSDRIAVMYAGRIVEMGPAEDVFHSPLHPYTSLLLKSIPHMDHVLETQDVSAEESTMTIEGGCPFYKRCPKRWEKCLKAVPALYEEEPGHAAACYLYQKEEHNEEDMVVQ from the coding sequence TTGCAAGTGAATCAGCTGACAAAACGGTATGACACAGCCGCTTTTTTTTCTAAACACAAACATTCGACTCTGGCTTTAAATCAAGTGTCCTTTCACGTGAAGGAGGGGGAAACGCTTGGCATTGTCGGTGAATCGGGCTGCGGGAAATCAACACTTGGCAAAAGCTTAATGAGATTGACTGAACCGACGTCAGGCTCTATTCAACTGAAAGGGCAAGAAGTCACTCTTTTGAAAGAAAGAGAGATGCGTTCTTTAAGAAAAGACATTCAAATGATTTTCCAAGATCCATACGCTTCATTAAATCCACGAATGAAAATCAAAGATATTTTAGAGGAACCGCTCATTGTTCATAAACATGGGACGAAAGCAGATAGACGAAAGCGGGTCAAAGAGATGCTGCACATTGTCGGATTTGATCCTTCCTACGGGGAACGTTATGCGCACCAATTCAGCGGCGGACAAAGGCAGCGTATTGGTATCGCTAGAGCACTCATTACCCATCCAAGTCTTGTCATTGCCGATGAACCCGTTTCGGCTTTAGATGTATCCGTTCAAGCACAAATTTTGAATTTGATGCTTGAATTGCAAAAGACGCTTTCTCTGACGTATCTGTTTATTTCTCACGATCTTGGTGTTGTCAGGTATATGAGCGACCGAATCGCAGTGATGTATGCTGGCCGAATTGTCGAGATGGGGCCTGCCGAAGACGTGTTTCACAGCCCGCTTCATCCTTATACGTCGCTGCTTCTGAAATCCATTCCACATATGGACCACGTGCTGGAGACGCAAGATGTGTCAGCAGAAGAGTCCACAATGACGATAGAAGGCGGCTGTCCTTTCTACAAAAGGTGTCCAAAAAGGTGGGAGAAATGCCTAAAAGCAGTCCCTGCTTTGTATGAGGAGGAACCGGGGCACGCAGCGGCGTGTTACTTATATCAAAAGGAGGAACACAATGAAGAAGACATGGTTGTTCAGTAG
- a CDS encoding ABC transporter ATP-binding protein, giving the protein MGVIKRYMAFVTPYKKQIALTMVIGMIKFSIPLTLPLLLKYVIDDVIQGSGSAEEKTSSLLIIMGIMLVLFLVMRPPVEYYRQYYAQWTGSKVLFDIREKLFSHIQKLSLRYYANTRTGEIISRVINDVEQTKEFVITGLMNIWLDLMTVLIVIAIMCTLDIKLTIVSVIIFPLYAFAVKYFYGRLRKLTKERSQALAEVQGHLHERVQGMPVIRSFAIEEYEQENFHDENKNFLNKAINHTNWNAKTFAVVNTITDIAPLLIIAFAGYTVINGSLSIGTMIAFVGYIDRMYNPIRRLINSSTTLTQSVASMDRIFEFIDEPYEVTDRPNAKEADHLKGEVEFKNVSFRYEHTQEEILHNISLKVEKGQTVALVGMSGGGKSTLVSLIPRFYDVTNGSLEIDGIDIKEYKARSLRNQVGMVLQDTFLFSDTIKENIAVGDPEASFEKIVSAAKAANAHDFIMSLPEGYDTKVGERGVKLSGGQKQRISIARVFLKNPPLLILDEATSALDLESEHYIQEAMQKLAKDRTTFIVAHRLSTITHADLIVVMEQGEIVEKGTHEELMNRDSHYRHLFTIQTLN; this is encoded by the coding sequence CAATGGTCATCGGGATGATCAAGTTCTCGATTCCCTTAACATTGCCTCTGCTTTTAAAGTATGTCATTGATGATGTCATTCAAGGCTCGGGGTCGGCTGAAGAAAAGACATCATCTCTATTGATCATTATGGGAATCATGCTCGTCTTATTTTTAGTGATGAGACCGCCTGTTGAATACTATAGACAATACTACGCACAGTGGACAGGCAGTAAGGTATTATTTGATATTCGGGAAAAGCTGTTCTCGCATATTCAAAAGCTCAGTCTTCGTTATTATGCCAACACGAGAACTGGGGAAATTATTTCAAGGGTCATCAACGATGTGGAGCAGACAAAGGAGTTTGTCATCACAGGTCTTATGAACATTTGGCTTGATTTGATGACCGTGCTGATCGTGATCGCCATTATGTGTACACTGGACATCAAGCTCACCATCGTGTCTGTCATCATTTTTCCGCTATATGCGTTTGCTGTGAAGTATTTTTACGGCAGGCTTCGCAAGCTGACAAAAGAGCGGTCGCAGGCGCTGGCTGAGGTGCAAGGGCATCTGCATGAGCGGGTACAAGGTATGCCAGTCATTCGGAGCTTTGCCATTGAAGAATATGAACAAGAGAATTTTCATGATGAAAACAAAAATTTCTTAAACAAAGCGATCAACCATACGAATTGGAACGCTAAAACATTTGCCGTCGTCAATACCATTACTGATATTGCACCGCTATTGATCATTGCATTTGCTGGCTACACCGTAATTAATGGATCACTTTCGATCGGGACCATGATTGCCTTTGTCGGCTATATTGACCGGATGTACAACCCGATTCGCCGTCTCATTAACTCATCCACGACTTTAACCCAGTCAGTGGCGTCAATGGATCGTATCTTTGAATTTATTGATGAGCCGTATGAGGTCACAGATCGGCCGAATGCAAAAGAAGCCGATCATTTAAAAGGAGAGGTCGAATTTAAAAATGTGTCGTTTCGTTATGAACACACGCAGGAAGAGATTCTGCACAATATCTCCTTGAAAGTAGAAAAAGGACAAACGGTTGCGCTTGTAGGAATGAGCGGTGGAGGGAAGTCGACACTCGTCAGCTTAATTCCAAGGTTTTATGATGTCACAAACGGGTCACTTGAAATTGACGGCATCGATATAAAAGAGTACAAAGCAAGAAGCCTTCGAAATCAAGTCGGAATGGTGCTGCAGGATACATTCTTATTCAGTGACACGATTAAAGAAAATATTGCTGTTGGAGATCCAGAAGCATCTTTTGAAAAAATTGTTTCGGCTGCAAAAGCGGCAAATGCCCATGATTTTATTATGTCTCTTCCTGAAGGATATGACACGAAGGTAGGAGAACGGGGCGTGAAGCTGTCAGGCGGTCAAAAACAACGAATTTCTATTGCAAGGGTCTTTCTAAAAAATCCACCGCTTTTGATTTTAGATGAAGCGACGTCTGCACTTGATTTAGAAAGTGAACATTACATTCAAGAAGCGATGCAAAAGCTAGCGAAGGACCGCACAACCTTTATTGTCGCGCACCGCTTATCAACAATTACACATGCTGACCTCATTGTCGTCATGGAACAAGGCGAAATTGTGGAAAAAGGAACACACGAAGAATTAATGAACCGAGACAGCCACTATCGCCATCTATTTACCATTCAAACATTAAATTAG
- a CDS encoding ABC transporter ATP-binding protein, whose protein sequence is MKEQDVLLDVKQLSIAFQQKKQKVPIVHHISFSIQKGETLGIVGESGCGKSITSMSLMGLNQQTDTTGKVQFEGQNLLSLSEKQWREIRGNDISMIFQEPMTSLNPLMTIGKQMTEALFTHQAIGQKEAKAKAVDLLQTVGLKQAESLLKKYPHELSGGMRQRVMIAMAMLCHPKLMIADEPTTALDVTIQAQILRLLKKLNEEMDTAILFITHDLGVVRQICQRVMIMYAGRIVEEGTVDRIFQKPLHPYTKGLFASVPSFKEKKEKLISITGHVPKPGTIRSGCQFAPRCPYQMAQCLEEDPVLQSIEQDHRVACFLMEGGEDTESPTLASESADKTV, encoded by the coding sequence GTGAAAGAACAAGACGTGCTGCTAGATGTCAAACAGCTGTCCATTGCGTTTCAGCAAAAAAAGCAAAAAGTACCCATCGTCCATCACATATCGTTCTCGATTCAAAAAGGAGAAACCTTAGGAATTGTTGGCGAATCTGGCTGCGGGAAAAGTATCACATCTATGTCATTAATGGGATTGAACCAGCAAACAGACACAACGGGTAAAGTCCAATTCGAAGGGCAAAACCTGCTGTCGCTTTCAGAAAAACAGTGGCGAGAGATAAGAGGAAATGACATTTCGATGATTTTCCAAGAGCCAATGACCTCTCTGAACCCATTAATGACCATCGGCAAACAAATGACGGAAGCCCTTTTCACACATCAAGCAATCGGTCAAAAAGAAGCAAAAGCAAAGGCGGTTGATCTGCTTCAGACAGTTGGATTGAAGCAAGCCGAATCGTTGCTTAAAAAATACCCGCATGAATTATCAGGCGGCATGCGCCAGCGTGTCATGATTGCGATGGCGATGCTTTGTCACCCAAAGCTCATGATCGCAGATGAACCGACAACTGCACTTGATGTGACCATCCAAGCGCAAATCCTTCGCCTGCTCAAAAAGCTAAACGAAGAGATGGACACCGCTATTTTATTTATAACCCATGATCTAGGCGTCGTGCGGCAAATATGCCAGCGAGTCATGATTATGTATGCCGGTCGAATTGTAGAAGAAGGAACCGTTGACCGTATTTTTCAAAAACCTCTGCATCCCTACACAAAAGGTCTTTTCGCCTCAGTTCCATCATTTAAAGAGAAAAAAGAAAAGCTCATCTCTATTACAGGTCATGTACCTAAGCCGGGAACCATTCGATCCGGCTGTCAATTTGCACCACGCTGTCCTTATCAAATGGCGCAATGTCTTGAAGAAGATCCAGTTTTACAATCCATTGAACAGGACCACCGCGTGGCATGCTTTCTAATGGAAGGAGGAGAAGACACTGAGTCGCCCACTCTTGCAAGTGAATCAGCTGACAAAACGGTATGA
- a CDS encoding ABC transporter permease codes for MFAYCMKRAGMLIPVLIGMTLVVFSIIRFIPGNPAQVILGQRATKEAVEQLTIQLGLNQPWYVQYGHYMLGLLKGDLGTSIRTGAAIAQEMKPYLFATLELTFFAMVLAIVVGVNAGIISAWFKHSIFDYVAMFIALIGVSMPIFWLGLMGQWLFSIELGILPTTGRENVRNPVESITYIHTLDTLLQGRFDQFTDSIKHLVLPSTALATIPAAIIARITRASMLEVLHSDFIRTAKAKGVRSFFIIYQHGLKNALIPILTIIGLQTGLLLGGAILTETIFAWPGIGRYIYDAISYRDYPVIQTGILVVALIFVLINFIVDILYAVIDPRIKY; via the coding sequence TTGTTTGCTTATTGTATGAAGCGGGCAGGAATGCTCATCCCAGTACTGATTGGAATGACATTGGTCGTGTTTTCAATTATTCGGTTTATTCCAGGGAATCCAGCACAGGTCATCTTAGGACAGCGGGCAACGAAAGAGGCAGTAGAACAATTAACCATCCAGCTCGGTTTAAACCAGCCTTGGTATGTTCAATACGGACATTACATGCTGGGTCTTTTAAAAGGGGACTTAGGGACTTCGATACGAACAGGAGCGGCTATTGCCCAGGAAATGAAGCCTTACTTATTTGCGACGTTAGAATTGACCTTTTTTGCCATGGTGCTGGCGATTGTTGTGGGAGTGAATGCCGGAATCATTAGTGCTTGGTTTAAGCATTCCATCTTTGATTATGTCGCAATGTTTATTGCACTCATTGGAGTGTCTATGCCGATTTTCTGGTTAGGCTTAATGGGGCAGTGGCTGTTCTCGATCGAATTAGGTATTTTGCCGACGACGGGCCGAGAAAACGTAAGGAATCCAGTGGAGTCGATCACGTATATTCATACGCTGGACACGCTTTTGCAAGGCCGGTTTGATCAATTCACTGACAGCATCAAGCATTTGGTATTACCAAGTACAGCTCTTGCGACAATTCCTGCTGCGATTATTGCAAGGATTACAAGGGCAAGTATGCTGGAAGTACTTCATTCAGACTTTATTCGAACCGCAAAAGCAAAAGGGGTACGTTCATTTTTCATCATTTATCAGCATGGCCTGAAAAATGCGCTTATTCCGATCTTGACGATTATTGGTCTTCAAACAGGCCTCTTACTTGGCGGAGCCATTTTAACAGAGACCATTTTTGCTTGGCCGGGAATTGGCCGATATATATATGACGCCATCAGTTATCGTGATTATCCAGTCATTCAAACTGGCATTCTCGTCGTTGCGCTGATATTTGTCCTGATCAATTTCATCGTGGACATCTTGTATGCAGTCATTGATCCTAGGATTAAATATTAG
- a CDS encoding ABC transporter substrate-binding protein gives MKKTWLFSSFIFVLALALFLGGCSSAPSSEEKATKDTLVFGRGGDSTSLDPITTTEGETFKVTENMFEKLLNYGEKDTTIHPGLATDWDVAKDGKSYTFYLREGVKFHDGTDFNAEAVKFNFDRWMNGDAEKFPYYGMFGGYKKDKGHVIKDIIVKGEHEVEFQLKRPQATFLKNIAMSPFGIASPAAVEKSGDSFRENPVGTGPFKFKEWKQNDRIVLEKNEDYWQKDKPKLNQIIFRSIPENSARLNALKTGEIDLMDGVNPSDLDGIKTDKALQLIERPSMNVGYIGLTVTRKPLDNKLVRQALNYAVDKESIIESFYGGLAEPAKNPLPPALEGYNDDIDPYPYDPEKAKELLKEAGFPDGFRIKLWAMPVPRPYMPDGMKIAEVIQSNFEKVGVKAEIVTYDWATYLDKASKGEADVFLLGWTGDNGDPDNFIYTLLDKDSIGGNNYTFFENDKMHDILIEAQTDTDQKKRNELYKKAQEIIHDEAPWIPLVHSIPMLAASNDLKGYQPHPTGSEALNDVYFE, from the coding sequence ATGAAGAAGACATGGTTGTTCAGTAGTTTCATTTTTGTGCTGGCACTTGCACTGTTTTTGGGGGGATGCTCGTCCGCACCGTCATCAGAAGAAAAAGCAACAAAAGACACCCTCGTATTTGGCAGAGGAGGAGACTCCACTTCACTAGATCCGATCACAACGACAGAAGGCGAAACCTTCAAGGTCACAGAGAATATGTTTGAAAAGCTACTGAATTATGGTGAGAAAGACACGACCATCCATCCTGGTCTCGCAACAGACTGGGATGTTGCAAAGGACGGAAAATCATACACATTCTACTTAAGAGAAGGTGTGAAATTTCACGATGGCACAGACTTTAACGCAGAAGCAGTGAAATTCAACTTTGACCGCTGGATGAATGGTGATGCAGAAAAATTTCCTTACTATGGCATGTTTGGCGGCTATAAAAAAGATAAAGGACATGTGATTAAAGACATCATCGTCAAAGGAGAGCATGAAGTTGAATTTCAGCTAAAGCGCCCGCAGGCGACATTCCTTAAAAACATTGCTATGTCACCGTTTGGCATCGCAAGTCCTGCGGCTGTTGAAAAAAGCGGTGATTCTTTTCGTGAGAATCCAGTGGGAACAGGACCATTCAAGTTTAAAGAGTGGAAGCAAAACGACCGTATCGTGTTAGAAAAGAACGAAGATTACTGGCAGAAGGATAAACCAAAACTGAATCAAATCATCTTCCGCTCTATTCCAGAAAACTCGGCTCGTTTAAATGCCCTGAAAACAGGTGAGATCGATTTGATGGATGGCGTGAATCCGTCAGATTTAGATGGCATTAAAACTGATAAAGCACTCCAGCTTATTGAAAGACCATCAATGAACGTAGGCTATATCGGACTGACCGTCACAAGAAAGCCGCTTGATAACAAGCTCGTTCGTCAGGCACTCAATTACGCGGTCGATAAAGAATCCATCATTGAGTCATTTTATGGCGGACTTGCCGAGCCAGCAAAAAACCCTCTTCCCCCAGCTTTAGAAGGCTACAATGACGACATTGATCCATATCCGTATGATCCAGAAAAAGCGAAGGAACTTTTGAAAGAAGCGGGTTTTCCTGACGGCTTTCGCATCAAGCTTTGGGCGATGCCTGTACCGCGTCCATATATGCCAGATGGGATGAAGATAGCAGAAGTCATTCAATCAAACTTTGAAAAGGTCGGCGTCAAAGCAGAAATTGTGACATATGACTGGGCGACCTATTTAGATAAGGCAAGTAAAGGGGAAGCAGATGTGTTCTTATTAGGCTGGACAGGGGACAATGGCGATCCTGATAATTTCATCTACACACTTTTGGACAAAGACAGCATTGGCGGCAACAACTATACATTCTTCGAAAACGATAAAATGCACGACATCCTCATTGAAGCGCAAACAGACACAGATCAAAAGAAACGAAATGAGTTGTATAAAAAAGCGCAAGAAATCATTCATGATGAAGCACCTTGGATTCCATTGGTGCATTCGATCCCAATGCTTGCAGCATCTAATGATTTAAAAGGCTATCAGCCGCATCCAACTGGTTCAGAAGCTTTAAATGACGTGTATTTCGAATAA